In a single window of the Micromonospora inositola genome:
- a CDS encoding 16S rRNA (uracil(1498)-N(3))-methyltransferase — translation MSAPLFLVEALPTGDALTLDGPEGHHAANVQRLRVGEELLLADGRGGTAAAVVTAVGKGTLDLQVTSRGYVDASVPRLVVVQGIAKGDRGELAVQAMTEVGVDEIVPWAASRSVAQWRGDRGVRAREKWAATAREAAKQARRAWLPVVAGSPDESTQTVVRRIAGAAAAFVLHEEAEDGLTTADLPATGEIVLVVGPEGGIAPAELSAFREAGARPVRLGPSVLRTSTAGIAALSVLSTRLSRW, via the coding sequence GTGTCCGCGCCGCTGTTCCTGGTGGAGGCGCTGCCCACCGGTGACGCGCTGACGCTGGACGGTCCCGAGGGGCACCACGCCGCGAACGTGCAGCGGCTGCGGGTCGGCGAGGAACTGCTGCTCGCCGACGGCCGGGGTGGCACGGCCGCCGCCGTGGTCACCGCCGTCGGCAAGGGCACCCTCGACCTCCAGGTCACCTCCCGGGGGTACGTCGACGCGTCCGTCCCGCGGCTCGTGGTGGTGCAGGGCATCGCCAAGGGCGACCGGGGCGAGCTGGCCGTGCAGGCGATGACCGAGGTCGGGGTGGACGAGATCGTCCCCTGGGCGGCGTCCCGCTCGGTGGCGCAGTGGCGCGGCGACCGGGGCGTACGGGCCCGGGAGAAGTGGGCGGCGACCGCCCGGGAGGCGGCCAAGCAGGCCCGCCGGGCCTGGCTGCCGGTGGTGGCCGGGTCCCCGGACGAGTCCACCCAGACGGTCGTCCGGCGGATCGCGGGCGCCGCCGCCGCGTTCGTGCTGCACGAGGAGGCCGAGGACGGGCTGACCACCGCCGACCTGCCCGCCACGGGCGAGATCGTGCTGGTGGTCGGCCCCGAGGGCGGCATCGCCCCGGCCGAGCTGTCGGCCTTCCGCGAGGCCGGCGCCCGCCCGGTCCGGCTGGGCCCGTCGGTGCTCCGGACGTCCACGGCCGGCATCGCCGCCCTGAGCGTCCTCTCGACGCGCCTCTCCCGCTGGTAA
- a CDS encoding GlsB/YeaQ/YmgE family stress response membrane protein, which yields MELTVWGIITALIVGLIVGALGRLVVPGRQNMPMWLHMLIGVGAALLGTIVARASGFADTAGIDWRELLLQVLFAAIAVALVAGVGRRRSVSRY from the coding sequence GTGGAGCTCACCGTCTGGGGCATCATCACCGCGCTCATCGTTGGTCTCATCGTCGGCGCTCTCGGCCGCCTGGTCGTGCCGGGCCGTCAGAACATGCCGATGTGGCTGCACATGCTGATCGGCGTCGGCGCCGCGCTGCTCGGCACGATCGTCGCCCGCGCCTCCGGCTTCGCCGACACCGCCGGCATCGACTGGCGGGAGCTGCTGCTGCAGGTCCTGTTCGCCGCGATCGCCGTGGCCCTGGTGGCCGGCGTGGGGCGTCGCCGGAGCGTCTCCCGGTACTGA
- the hemW gene encoding radical SAM family heme chaperone HemW, with the protein MPGALPEGESVPRDGSLPAAATRAVGARGFGVYLHVPFCASRCGYCDFNTYTAAELGGGASRESYADTVLAELALAGRVLGGSPPPRVDTVFVGGGTPTLLPADDLARILDGIDRVWGLAADAEVTTEANPESVTPESLKTLRAAGYTRISLGMQSAAPGVLAILDRKHSAGRATAAALEARDAGFEHVNLDLIYGTPGERAEDFAASLDQVVAAGVDHVSAYALIVEDGTRLAARMRRGELPYPSDDVAADRYLAAEAALDAAGFSWYEVSNWARSEAARCRHNLLYWTGADWWGLGPGAHSHVGGVRWWNVKHPTTYAERLAAGESPGLAREVLTPDEAHMEDVMLRLRLSSGLPLAVLDDTGRAGAERALAGGLLAAPEYAAGRAVLTLRGRLLADAVVRDLLP; encoded by the coding sequence ATGCCCGGCGCTCTTCCAGAAGGCGAATCCGTCCCGCGCGACGGATCGCTGCCCGCTGCCGCCACCCGCGCGGTCGGCGCGCGCGGTTTCGGCGTGTACCTGCACGTCCCGTTCTGCGCCAGTCGCTGCGGCTACTGCGACTTCAACACGTACACCGCCGCGGAGCTGGGGGGCGGGGCCAGCCGCGAGTCGTACGCCGACACGGTGCTGGCCGAGCTGGCCCTCGCCGGCCGGGTGCTGGGTGGCAGCCCGCCGCCGCGGGTGGACACCGTCTTCGTCGGCGGCGGCACGCCCACCCTGCTGCCCGCCGACGACCTGGCCCGCATCCTGGACGGGATCGACCGGGTCTGGGGGCTTGCCGCCGACGCCGAGGTGACCACCGAGGCAAACCCCGAATCGGTCACGCCGGAGTCGCTGAAGACGCTGCGGGCCGCGGGCTACACCCGGATCTCGCTGGGCATGCAGTCCGCCGCGCCGGGGGTGCTGGCGATCCTCGACCGCAAGCACAGCGCCGGGCGGGCCACGGCCGCCGCCCTGGAGGCGCGCGACGCCGGGTTCGAGCACGTCAACCTCGACCTGATCTACGGCACGCCGGGCGAGCGGGCCGAGGACTTCGCCGCCTCCCTGGACCAGGTGGTCGCGGCCGGGGTGGACCACGTCAGCGCGTACGCCCTGATCGTGGAGGACGGCACCCGGCTGGCCGCGCGGATGCGGCGCGGCGAGCTGCCGTACCCGAGCGACGACGTGGCGGCGGACCGCTACCTGGCCGCGGAGGCCGCCCTCGACGCTGCCGGTTTCTCCTGGTACGAGGTCTCCAACTGGGCCCGCTCGGAGGCGGCCCGCTGCCGGCACAACCTGCTCTACTGGACGGGCGCGGACTGGTGGGGCCTCGGGCCGGGGGCGCACAGCCATGTCGGCGGGGTGCGCTGGTGGAACGTCAAGCACCCGACGACGTACGCCGAGCGGCTCGCCGCCGGTGAGTCACCCGGCCTGGCCCGGGAGGTGCTCACGCCCGACGAGGCGCACATGGAGGACGTCATGCTGCGGCTGCGGCTGTCCTCCGGGCTGCCGCTCGCCGTGCTGGACGACACGGGGCGGGCCGGGGCCGAACGGGCCCTGGCCGGCGGGCTGCTGGCCGCGCCGGAGTATGCGGCCGGCCGGGCGGTGCTCACCCTGCGCGGCCGGCTGCTGGCCGACGCGGTGGTCCGCGACCTGCTGCCCTGA
- a CDS encoding DUF4870 domain-containing protein — MTEPPRPPGAGDAGAQPPDPTPPSAPYGSSADEPPTAPLSGAPGAGGYPPPGGYPPPGGYPPPGGYPPPGAGYPTGGAYGAPSGGWANNEDKTWALIAHFGGAAAMFVSAGVLGWLPPLVAMLARGNQSPTVRQHAVAALNFQLLWSIVGLVGWILACIAIGFLAVGAAVILGIVFGVLAGVKANEGQLYRYPMSISLVK, encoded by the coding sequence ATGACTGAACCACCTCGCCCTCCCGGAGCGGGGGACGCCGGCGCCCAGCCGCCGGACCCGACCCCGCCGTCGGCACCGTACGGCTCGTCGGCGGACGAGCCGCCCACCGCACCACTGTCCGGGGCGCCGGGCGCGGGCGGCTATCCCCCGCCCGGTGGCTACCCACCTCCGGGCGGCTACCCACCTCCGGGCGGCTACCCGCCCCCGGGCGCCGGCTATCCGACCGGCGGCGCGTACGGCGCCCCGAGCGGCGGCTGGGCCAACAACGAGGACAAGACCTGGGCGCTCATCGCGCACTTCGGCGGCGCGGCGGCGATGTTCGTCAGCGCCGGCGTGCTGGGCTGGCTTCCGCCGCTGGTCGCCATGCTGGCCCGGGGCAACCAGTCGCCGACGGTGCGCCAGCACGCGGTCGCGGCGCTCAACTTCCAGCTGCTCTGGTCGATCGTCGGCCTGGTCGGCTGGATCCTGGCCTGCATCGCGATCGGGTTCCTCGCGGTCGGCGCGGCGGTCATCCTCGGCATCGTGTTCGGCGTCCTCGCGGGCGTCAAGGCCAACGAGGGTCAGCTGTACCGCTATCCGATGAGCATCAGCCTGGTCAAGTGA
- a CDS encoding enoyl-CoA hydratase-related protein encodes MTSPDALVRVATARGVTTLTLDSPHNRNALSTPLMTELLAGLAAAVADDAVRAVVLDHTGPVFCSGADLKETAAAYASGTVPAGMLGDVLVAVRECPKPVLAKVAGPARAGGLGLIAAADLAVCAEEATFAFTEVRIGVIPAVISATVLPRLQPRAAAELYLTGDTFDGRRAAEIGLVTAAVPADGLDAAVARYRDSLVRGAPRALAGAKELLRRPAATDLRTEIAELAALSTGYFLSAEGREGVLAFREKRAAAWVPTGDAGD; translated from the coding sequence ATGACCTCTCCGGACGCTCTCGTGCGGGTCGCCACGGCCCGTGGGGTGACCACCCTCACCCTGGACAGCCCGCACAACCGCAACGCGCTCTCCACCCCGCTGATGACCGAGCTGCTGGCCGGGCTGGCCGCGGCGGTCGCCGACGACGCGGTCCGGGCCGTCGTGCTGGACCACACCGGCCCGGTCTTCTGCTCCGGCGCCGACCTGAAGGAGACCGCCGCCGCGTACGCCAGCGGCACCGTGCCGGCCGGGATGCTGGGCGACGTGCTGGTCGCCGTGCGGGAGTGCCCGAAGCCGGTGCTGGCGAAGGTCGCCGGGCCGGCGCGGGCCGGTGGGCTGGGATTGATCGCCGCGGCCGACCTGGCGGTCTGCGCCGAGGAGGCGACGTTCGCCTTCACCGAGGTGCGGATCGGGGTGATCCCGGCGGTCATCTCGGCGACCGTGCTGCCCCGGCTGCAGCCCCGGGCCGCCGCCGAGCTGTACCTGACCGGGGACACCTTCGACGGCCGCCGGGCCGCCGAGATCGGCCTGGTCACCGCGGCCGTGCCGGCGGACGGGCTGGACGCGGCGGTGGCGCGTTACCGCGACTCGCTGGTCCGGGGTGCGCCGCGGGCCCTGGCGGGCGCGAAGGAGCTGCTGCGCCGGCCGGCCGCCACCGACCTGCGCACCGAGATCGCCGAGTTGGCCGCCCTCTCCACCGGGTACTTCCTCTCGGCCGAAGGCCGGGAGGGCGTGCTCGCCTTCCGCGAAAAGAGGGCCGCGGCCTGGGTGCCGACCGGGGACGCCGGCGACTGA
- a CDS encoding carbohydrate ABC transporter permease, which yields MKKFALNGAGLLVALFAAFPVYWMIATSLKPNREIFSATPRPVPAEPTLEHYREILTGNLIPGVTFADFFLNSALVALATVLLSGLVALLAATAVARFRFRLRTTFLILLLVVQMIPLEALVIPLFLMIQRLGLYNTLPSLILTYLGFSLPFAVWMLRGFVAAVPKELEEAAAIDGASRAQTFRRILFPLVAPGLVATSIFSFITAWNELIFALTFVNDQDKYTLPVAMTFFFGRDDTAWGSVMAASTLFTLPVIVFFLLVQRRMVSGLVAGAVKG from the coding sequence GTGAAGAAGTTCGCCCTCAACGGCGCCGGCCTGCTGGTCGCGCTCTTCGCGGCCTTCCCGGTCTACTGGATGATCGCCACCTCGCTCAAGCCGAACCGGGAGATCTTCTCGGCCACGCCGCGCCCGGTGCCGGCGGAGCCCACCCTGGAGCACTACCGGGAGATCCTCACCGGCAACCTGATCCCGGGCGTGACGTTCGCCGACTTCTTCCTCAACAGCGCGCTGGTCGCGCTGGCGACGGTGCTGCTCAGCGGGCTGGTCGCACTGCTCGCGGCGACCGCGGTGGCCCGGTTCCGGTTCCGGCTGCGCACCACCTTCCTGATCCTGCTGCTGGTGGTGCAGATGATCCCGCTGGAGGCGCTGGTCATCCCGCTCTTCCTGATGATCCAGCGCCTCGGGCTTTACAACACGCTGCCCAGCCTGATCCTGACCTACCTCGGCTTCTCGCTGCCGTTCGCGGTGTGGATGCTGCGCGGCTTCGTGGCGGCGGTGCCCAAGGAGCTGGAGGAGGCGGCGGCCATCGACGGCGCGAGCCGGGCCCAGACCTTCCGGCGGATCCTCTTCCCGCTGGTCGCCCCGGGGTTGGTGGCCACCAGCATCTTCTCCTTCATCACCGCCTGGAACGAGCTGATCTTCGCGCTGACCTTCGTCAACGACCAGGACAAATACACCCTGCCGGTGGCGATGACCTTCTTCTTCGGGCGGGACGACACCGCCTGGGGGTCGGTGATGGCGGCCTCGACGCTCTTCACCCTGCCGGTGATCGTCTTCTTCCTGCTGGTCCAGCGCCGGATGGTCTCCGGGCTGGTCGCCGGCGCCGTCAAGGGCTGA
- a CDS encoding SDR family NAD(P)-dependent oxidoreductase: MTSRAVLVTGASRGIGRAVARAFAAGGDRVGIHHRDSAELAERLRDELPGDGHVVVRADLADPDAVRAMVDEAAERLGGLDVLVNNAGVYGPRDLPHPVFGNTYEQWRQQWRLVLETNLTGAANVTWCAAQHMRERGGRIVNVSSRGAFRGEPQQPAYGASKAGLNALGQSLALALAPYGIAVATVAPGFVETDMTTEYLAGEPGETIRAQSPFNRVARPEEIAAAVHWLASPEAEWASGTIVDLNGASYLRT, from the coding sequence GTGACTTCTCGGGCGGTACTGGTGACGGGGGCCTCGCGCGGCATCGGACGCGCGGTGGCCCGGGCTTTCGCGGCGGGCGGGGACCGGGTGGGGATCCACCACCGGGACTCGGCGGAGCTGGCCGAACGGCTCCGCGACGAGCTGCCCGGCGACGGCCACGTGGTGGTCCGCGCCGACCTTGCCGACCCGGACGCGGTCCGGGCGATGGTGGACGAGGCCGCGGAGCGCCTCGGCGGGCTGGACGTCCTGGTCAACAACGCCGGCGTGTACGGACCGCGGGACCTGCCCCACCCGGTCTTCGGCAACACCTACGAGCAGTGGCGGCAGCAGTGGCGGCTGGTGCTGGAGACCAACCTGACCGGGGCCGCCAACGTGACCTGGTGCGCCGCCCAGCACATGCGGGAGCGGGGCGGCCGGATCGTCAACGTCTCCTCGCGGGGCGCGTTCCGGGGCGAACCGCAGCAGCCCGCCTACGGGGCGAGCAAGGCGGGGCTGAACGCGCTCGGCCAGTCGCTGGCCCTGGCCCTCGCCCCGTACGGCATCGCGGTGGCCACGGTGGCGCCCGGCTTCGTCGAGACGGACATGACCACCGAATATCTGGCCGGCGAGCCCGGCGAGACGATCCGCGCCCAGAGCCCGTTCAACCGGGTCGCCCGTCCCGAGGAGATCGCCGCCGCCGTCCACTGGCTGGCCAGCCCCGAGGCCGAGTGGGCCTCCGGCACCATCGTCGACCTCAACGGCGCCTCCTACCTCCGCACCTGA
- a CDS encoding MOSC domain-containing protein, which translates to MTGRLAAVNLGVVTEAEWAGDPSGRSGIDKRPVDGPVLLHVDGVAGDFIGERAHHGGPDQAVYAYAEEDAEWWATELGRGIRPGGFGENLTTYAVDVTGAVIGEQWAIGDALLQVTKPRTPCTTFAGFWGMPDLIKRFTARAAPGAYLRVLREGEVGAGDTVEVVARPAHGVTIGQVFRAMSLEPELLPRLLDAPELPEPIREKARRRLSGRRP; encoded by the coding sequence ATGACGGGCAGGCTGGCGGCGGTGAACCTCGGCGTGGTCACCGAGGCGGAGTGGGCGGGCGACCCGAGCGGTCGCAGCGGCATCGACAAGCGCCCGGTCGACGGGCCGGTGCTGCTGCACGTCGACGGGGTGGCCGGCGACTTCATCGGCGAGCGGGCCCACCACGGCGGCCCCGACCAGGCCGTCTACGCGTACGCCGAGGAGGACGCCGAGTGGTGGGCGACCGAGCTGGGCCGGGGCATCCGGCCCGGCGGCTTCGGCGAGAACCTGACCACGTACGCGGTGGACGTCACCGGGGCGGTCATCGGCGAGCAGTGGGCGATCGGCGACGCGCTGCTCCAGGTGACCAAGCCGCGCACGCCTTGCACCACCTTCGCCGGCTTCTGGGGAATGCCCGACCTGATCAAACGGTTCACCGCGCGGGCCGCGCCCGGGGCGTACCTGCGGGTGCTGCGGGAGGGTGAGGTCGGCGCCGGCGACACGGTCGAGGTGGTGGCGCGCCCGGCGCACGGGGTGACCATCGGCCAGGTGTTCCGGGCGATGAGCCTGGAGCCGGAACTGCTGCCCCGGCTGCTGGACGCCCCGGAGCTGCCCGAGCCGATCCGGGAGAAGGCCCGCCGCCGGCTCTCCGGCAGGCGCCCCTGA
- a CDS encoding sugar ABC transporter substrate-binding protein, with protein sequence MNRWKRLAPVTAIVASAAMVLSGCGGSGDDDQAADNSKLTVWMMGEGGDAQTKFLDGVETEFKKKHPETDVVVQYIPWLEAPKKFQAALAGGEGPDITELGNTETQGWAAQEALADVTDRFGGWSEGKDILPDLVKNAQLDGKQYGVPWYAGVRAIYYRTDWFAEAGVKPPTSWDELVATAKAVQAKKPGTYGIALPGNSELPFYSFLWAAGGDIATKQGDTWKSGYNTPEAQKAVKFWTDLVTVHKVAPPAAAGWNEVDARTQFATGKAAMAFAGSWQGGAMKKDNPEIEKVWGTFPIPGPDGKPAPAFAGGSDVALWKDSKRQDLAWDYLTVLLSKQKDQEFASSLNFFPVYQDLVGGGNYASDKVMAAFATTMQNTKLTPLTPKWVEVSRTKTVTQAMNSSVIKGQKTVEKATADAATEMESILNAK encoded by the coding sequence GTGAACAGGTGGAAGCGGCTGGCGCCGGTCACCGCCATCGTGGCCTCGGCCGCGATGGTGCTCTCCGGGTGCGGTGGTTCGGGTGACGACGACCAGGCGGCGGACAACAGCAAGCTGACGGTCTGGATGATGGGCGAGGGCGGCGACGCCCAGACCAAGTTCCTCGACGGAGTCGAGACCGAGTTCAAGAAGAAGCACCCCGAGACGGACGTGGTCGTCCAGTACATCCCCTGGCTCGAGGCCCCGAAGAAGTTCCAGGCGGCGCTCGCCGGTGGCGAGGGGCCGGATATCACCGAGCTCGGCAACACCGAGACCCAGGGCTGGGCGGCGCAGGAGGCCCTCGCCGACGTCACCGACAGGTTCGGCGGCTGGTCCGAGGGCAAGGACATCCTTCCCGACCTGGTCAAGAACGCCCAGCTCGACGGCAAGCAGTACGGCGTGCCGTGGTACGCCGGCGTGCGGGCCATCTACTACCGCACCGACTGGTTCGCCGAGGCCGGCGTGAAGCCGCCGACGAGCTGGGACGAGCTGGTCGCCACCGCGAAGGCCGTCCAGGCCAAGAAGCCCGGCACCTACGGCATCGCCCTGCCCGGCAACTCCGAGCTGCCGTTCTACTCCTTCCTCTGGGCCGCCGGCGGCGACATCGCCACCAAGCAGGGCGACACCTGGAAGTCCGGCTACAACACGCCGGAGGCGCAGAAGGCGGTCAAGTTCTGGACCGATCTGGTCACCGTGCACAAGGTCGCCCCGCCGGCCGCCGCCGGCTGGAACGAGGTCGACGCGCGGACCCAGTTCGCCACCGGCAAGGCGGCGATGGCGTTCGCCGGCAGCTGGCAGGGCGGCGCGATGAAGAAGGACAACCCGGAGATCGAGAAGGTGTGGGGCACGTTCCCCATCCCCGGCCCGGACGGCAAGCCGGCCCCGGCCTTCGCGGGCGGCTCCGACGTCGCCCTGTGGAAGGACAGCAAGCGGCAGGACCTGGCCTGGGACTACCTGACCGTGCTGCTGAGCAAGCAGAAGGACCAGGAGTTCGCCAGCAGCCTCAACTTCTTCCCGGTCTACCAGGATCTGGTCGGTGGCGGTAACTACGCCAGCGACAAGGTGATGGCCGCGTTCGCCACCACCATGCAGAACACCAAGCTGACCCCGCTCACCCCGAAGTGGGTCGAGGTCAGCCGGACCAAGACGGTGACCCAGGCGATGAACAGCTCGGTCATCAAGGGCCAGAAGACGGTCGAGAAGGCCACCGCCGACGCGGCCACCGAGATGGAAAGCATCCTCAACGCCAAGTGA
- the dnaJ gene encoding molecular chaperone DnaJ: MARDYYGILGVSREASDDEIKRAYRKLARQFHPDVNPDPEAQEKFKDINAAYEVLSDDRKRQIVDLGGDPLAPGGGGAGGPGGPGGAGPFVGFQDIMDAFFGGAAGGARGPRPRTRPGADAILRLELDLHETAFGVEAPITVDTAVLCTTCSGAGTAAGTHLATCEACGGRGEVQSVQRTFLGQVVSARPCTVCQGYGTTIPHPCPTCAGDGRVRTRRSLTVKIPAGVEDGMRIRLAQQGEVGPGGGTAGDLYVEIHERPHDVYSRKGDDLHCRVTVPMTAAALGTRLTIKTLDSEEPVDVKAGTQPGSTLRLRARGVPHLRGTGRGDLYVHLDVRTPTKLDADQEKMLRDFAKTRGEEVAELTKQGGFFSRMRDAFNGHA, encoded by the coding sequence GTGGCCAGGGACTACTACGGCATTCTCGGCGTGAGCCGGGAGGCCTCCGACGACGAGATCAAGCGCGCCTACCGCAAGCTGGCGCGGCAGTTCCACCCGGACGTGAATCCGGATCCGGAGGCACAGGAGAAGTTCAAGGACATCAACGCCGCGTACGAGGTCCTCTCGGACGACCGGAAACGGCAGATCGTCGACCTCGGGGGCGACCCGCTCGCGCCCGGCGGCGGGGGTGCCGGCGGCCCGGGTGGTCCCGGCGGGGCCGGCCCGTTCGTCGGCTTCCAGGACATCATGGACGCCTTCTTCGGCGGCGCTGCCGGTGGCGCCCGGGGGCCGCGCCCGCGGACGCGGCCGGGCGCGGACGCGATCCTGCGGCTGGAACTGGACCTGCACGAGACCGCGTTCGGCGTCGAGGCGCCGATCACCGTCGACACCGCCGTGCTCTGCACCACCTGCTCCGGCGCCGGCACCGCAGCCGGCACCCACCTGGCCACCTGCGAGGCGTGCGGCGGCCGGGGCGAGGTGCAGTCGGTGCAGCGGACCTTCCTGGGCCAGGTGGTCTCCGCCCGGCCGTGCACCGTCTGCCAGGGGTACGGCACCACCATCCCGCACCCCTGCCCGACCTGTGCCGGTGACGGCCGGGTGCGGACCCGCCGCTCGCTGACCGTCAAGATCCCGGCCGGGGTCGAGGACGGCATGCGGATCCGGCTGGCCCAGCAGGGCGAGGTCGGCCCGGGCGGCGGCACCGCCGGCGACCTGTACGTGGAGATCCACGAGCGGCCGCACGACGTCTACTCCCGCAAGGGCGACGACCTGCACTGCCGGGTCACCGTGCCGATGACCGCCGCCGCGCTCGGCACCCGGCTGACCATCAAGACGCTGGACAGCGAGGAGCCGGTCGACGTCAAGGCGGGCACCCAGCCGGGCAGCACCCTGCGGCTGCGCGCCCGCGGCGTGCCGCACCTGCGCGGCACCGGCCGCGGCGACCTCTACGTCCACCTGGACGTGCGGACCCCGACCAAGCTCGACGCCGACCAGGAGAAGATGCTGCGCGACTTCGCCAAGACCCGCGGCGAGGAGGTCGCCGAGCTGACCAAGCAGGGCGGGTTCTTCTCCCGGATGCGCGACGCGTTCAACGGGCACGCCTGA
- the hrcA gene encoding heat-inducible transcriptional repressor HrcA, whose protein sequence is MGLDDRKLAVLRAIVEDYVATQEPVGSKALVERHQLGVSPATVRNDMAVLEEEGYIRQPHTSAGRVPTDRGYRLFVDRLSRVKPLSPAERRAIERFLVGAVDLDDVVHRTVRLLAQLTRQVAVVQYPSLARSSVRHLELVPISTTRLMLVMIADTGRVEQRLVELPAPIPADDVTDLRRLVNEKLVGTRLSETPPLVQALVDESAPHLRGAMTTLSSVLLETLVERHEERIALAGTANLTRGGLLDFQGSLRPILEALEEEVVLLKLIGEAEPSTTRVLIGDENEIDNLRAASVVSTGYGPGATIVGGLGVLGPTRMDYPGNIATVRAVARYVGELLAQN, encoded by the coding sequence ATGGGTCTCGACGACCGCAAGCTCGCCGTGCTGCGCGCGATCGTCGAGGACTACGTCGCCACGCAGGAGCCGGTGGGGAGCAAGGCCCTGGTCGAGCGGCACCAGCTGGGCGTCTCCCCGGCGACCGTGCGCAACGACATGGCGGTGCTCGAGGAGGAGGGCTACATCCGGCAGCCGCACACCAGCGCGGGCCGGGTGCCCACCGACCGCGGGTACCGGCTCTTCGTCGACCGGCTCTCCCGGGTCAAGCCGCTCAGCCCGGCCGAGCGCCGGGCGATCGAGCGCTTCCTGGTCGGCGCGGTCGACCTGGACGACGTGGTGCACCGCACGGTCCGGCTGCTGGCCCAGCTCACCCGCCAGGTCGCCGTGGTGCAGTACCCGAGCCTGGCCCGCTCCTCGGTGCGCCACCTGGAGCTGGTGCCGATCTCCACCACCCGGCTGATGCTGGTCATGATCGCCGACACCGGGCGGGTGGAGCAGCGGCTGGTCGAGCTGCCCGCGCCGATCCCCGCCGACGACGTCACCGACCTGCGCCGGCTGGTCAACGAGAAGCTGGTCGGCACCCGGCTCTCGGAGACCCCGCCGCTGGTCCAGGCGCTGGTCGACGAGTCGGCCCCGCACCTGCGGGGCGCCATGACCACGCTCTCCAGCGTGCTGCTGGAGACGCTGGTGGAGCGGCACGAGGAGCGGATCGCGCTGGCCGGCACGGCCAACCTCACCCGCGGCGGACTGCTCGACTTCCAGGGCTCGCTGCGTCCCATCCTGGAGGCGCTCGAGGAGGAGGTCGTGCTGCTCAAGCTGATCGGCGAGGCCGAGCCGAGCACCACCCGGGTGCTGATCGGCGACGAGAACGAGATCGACAACCTGCGCGCCGCCTCGGTGGTGAGCACCGGGTACGGCCCGGGGGCGACCATCGTCGGCGGTCTGGGCGTGCTCGGGCCCACCCGGATGGACTACCCCGGCAACATCGCCACGGTGCGGGCCGTGGCACGCTACGTGGGCGAGTTGCTGGCCCAGAACTGA
- a CDS encoding carbohydrate ABC transporter permease, with the protein MTTLTKATGEAAARETPARRPRRVDHLPYLLLLPCLVIIGVLLLWPLGQVVGMSFYKLDSVRQLRGDREWPWVGFANYAQILGDPFFRTVLRNTVLFAAANVVLTMILGTLVGLLLNRLGKRMATFVASCVMLAWATPALTGTIVWKWIFDDTSGLVTWLFNKLPDGLSTTLFGRSDWTGYGWFNDPLLFFSILTLVVVWHSFPFIAVSVLAGLKSVPSELQEAARVDGAGPWRVFWSVTFPTLRPVFGILVVLSTIWDFKVFTQQFVLAGGTQDRPTFMLSIYSYAEAFSPPPKYGLGAAIAVILTLILLVVTGVYVRMVLRQEDES; encoded by the coding sequence GTGACCACGCTGACCAAGGCCACCGGCGAGGCCGCCGCGCGGGAGACCCCCGCGCGGCGGCCTCGCCGCGTCGACCACCTGCCGTACCTGCTGCTCCTGCCCTGCCTGGTGATCATCGGGGTGCTGCTGCTCTGGCCGCTGGGCCAGGTGGTGGGCATGTCGTTCTACAAGCTGGACAGCGTCCGGCAGCTGCGCGGGGACCGCGAGTGGCCGTGGGTGGGGTTCGCCAACTACGCGCAGATCCTCGGTGACCCGTTCTTCCGTACGGTGCTGCGCAACACGGTGCTCTTCGCCGCGGCGAACGTGGTGCTGACGATGATCCTCGGCACCCTGGTCGGGCTGCTGCTCAACCGGCTCGGCAAGCGGATGGCCACCTTCGTCGCCAGCTGCGTGATGCTGGCCTGGGCCACCCCGGCGCTGACCGGCACCATCGTCTGGAAGTGGATCTTCGACGACACCAGCGGCCTGGTCACCTGGCTGTTCAACAAGCTCCCGGACGGGCTCTCCACCACGCTCTTCGGACGCAGCGACTGGACCGGCTACGGCTGGTTCAACGACCCGCTGCTGTTCTTCTCGATCCTGACCCTGGTGGTGGTCTGGCACTCGTTCCCGTTCATCGCGGTCAGCGTGCTGGCCGGCCTGAAGAGCGTGCCGAGCGAGCTGCAGGAGGCCGCCCGGGTGGACGGGGCCGGGCCGTGGCGGGTCTTCTGGTCGGTCACCTTCCCGACCCTGCGACCGGTCTTCGGCATCCTGGTGGTGCTGTCCACGATCTGGGACTTCAAGGTCTTCACCCAGCAGTTCGTGCTGGCCGGCGGCACCCAGGACCGGCCGACGTTCATGCTCTCCATCTACTCGTACGCGGAGGCGTTCTCACCGCCGCCCAAGTACGGCCTCGGCGCGGCGATCGCGGTCATCCTCACCCTGATCCTGCTCGTGGTGACCGGTGTCTACGTCCGCATGGTGCTGCGGCAGGAGGACGAGTCGTGA